In one Anabrus simplex isolate iqAnaSimp1 chromosome 9, ASM4041472v1, whole genome shotgun sequence genomic region, the following are encoded:
- the MESR3 gene encoding uncharacterized protein MESR3: MKSNPPVSMYASCPQLEDAKEAALLEQQALQHITAKYDSYQGLMERRRKCSVDGSETATDISSSSGGSAGTESTENEGQVSDHERLQVESFFRSLKTQVFVCGSLANLYIGSTATEGNWELQHTGIPVLILDSGETRSRDKRRIQIVLAERGTCFTLWRDTIDNLTSYRVAGQAFHTMHLSSDHTRLIGFSFDCVDSAAEMWSHVERLTSSPENISLSVPGRRNRKPRRVPKPPPLPAKSHISQPCCFQHITSVDAGDRSRYFSLQTLVPVLPSQKEQGTEL, encoded by the exons ATGAAGTCGAATCCTCCAGTCAGCATGTATGCATCCTGTCCGCAACTTGAAGATGCCAAAGAGGCAGCACTTCTGGAACAACAGGCCCTGCAGCACATCACAGCCAAGTATGACTCTTACCAAGGCCTCATGGAGCGCCGTCGGAAGTGTTCTGTGGACGGCAGTGAGACAGCTACTGACATCAGTAGCAGCAGTGGCGGAAGTGCAGGAACTGAGTCAACTGAGAATGAGGGCCAGGTCTCAGATCATGAGCGGCTGCAAGTTGAAAGTTTCTTTCGTAGTTTGAAGACTCAG GTTTTTGTGTGTGGTTCCCTAGCCAATTTATACATTGGCTCCACAGCTACGGAAGGCAACTGGGAATTGCAGCACACAGGAATACCAGTTCTCATCTTGGATAGCGGAGAAACTCGCTCAAGAGACAAGCGACGTATTCAGATTGTTCTGGCGGAGCGAGGTACTTGCTTTACGTTGTGGCGAGACACTATCGACAATCTTACATCATATCGGGTGGCAGGACAAGCATTCCacaccatgcatctgtcatctgaTCACACCCGCCTTATAGGCTTCAGCTTTGACTGCGTTGACTCTGCTGCGGAAATGTGGAGTCACGTGGAACGACTCACGTCTTCTCCCGAGAACATCAGTCTGTCTGTTCCTGGAAGGCGTAACCGCAAGCCACGTCGAGTGCCTAAACCACCACCTCTACCGGCAAAATCGCACATCTCACAACCATGTTGCTTTCAACACATCACAAGTGTAGATGCTGGTGATCGTAGTCGTTACTTCTCACTTCAGACCCTAGTCCCTGTCTTGCCCTCACAGAAAGAACAGGGCACCGAGTTATAA